One segment of Streptomyces bathyalis DNA contains the following:
- the rpsT gene encoding 30S ribosomal protein S20, with amino-acid sequence MANIKSQIKRIKTNEKARQRNKAVKSEIKTAIRRTHEAVTAGDQAKATEAQRAAARKLDKAVSKGVLHKNNAANKKSALAKRVSGLKG; translated from the coding sequence GTGGCGAACATCAAGTCCCAGATCAAGCGGATCAAGACCAACGAGAAGGCGCGTCAGCGCAACAAGGCGGTCAAGTCGGAGATCAAGACGGCGATCCGCCGCACTCACGAGGCCGTCACCGCCGGCGACCAGGCGAAGGCCACCGAGGCCCAGCGCGCCGCCGCCCGGAAGCTCGACAAGGCCGTCAGCAAGGGCGTGCTGCACAAGAACAACGCGGCGAACAAGAAGTCCGCGCTCGCCAAGCGCGTCTCCGGCCTCAAGGGCTGA
- a CDS encoding sensor histidine kinase has product MLRAFSSLPLHRQVLLVTTAGVLLGFIALEGRDTEFIPTAAATVVTGALCWAALAVPLELLPRCAALAVTASAALSVVSANLSQRPEHTPGLLELCALLALVARAVRHLRPVKAQTVVAAAGIAAGLVPLRLSDVNAEHLNLLETALFFCVLVAIPAGLSLRLRDRLRARERESIREAQRLEYARDLHDFVAHHVTAIVTQTRAARFTAKQGREQDPAELDEMLAGIENAASQSLSSMRGMVSVLRSTTPPQAPPEEELPQVLGRAAEAFSATGPPPVKVDVDAGLSARPLPPWLVGVAHGVVREALTNARRYAPGATSVVVAARPRPDSPHMLELTVTDDGGASGEPSDVGGGFGLKGLAERVEGVGGSLTAGPREDAGWSVEACLPLPSAT; this is encoded by the coding sequence ATGCTCAGAGCCTTCAGCTCCCTCCCCCTCCACCGTCAGGTCCTCCTCGTGACCACCGCCGGGGTCCTGCTCGGTTTCATCGCCCTCGAAGGACGGGACACGGAGTTCATACCGACGGCTGCGGCCACCGTCGTGACCGGTGCGCTCTGCTGGGCGGCGCTTGCCGTGCCTCTGGAACTGCTGCCGCGCTGTGCTGCGCTCGCTGTGACGGCGTCGGCGGCGCTCTCCGTCGTCTCCGCGAACCTGTCCCAACGCCCCGAACACACACCGGGGTTGCTGGAGCTCTGCGCCTTGCTGGCCCTTGTCGCCCGTGCGGTCCGGCACTTGAGACCGGTGAAGGCGCAGACCGTCGTGGCCGCGGCCGGTATCGCCGCCGGGCTGGTGCCGCTGCGGCTGTCGGACGTCAACGCCGAGCATCTGAATCTGCTGGAGACCGCGCTGTTCTTCTGCGTTCTGGTCGCGATCCCGGCCGGGCTGTCTCTCCGGTTGAGGGACCGGCTGCGGGCGCGGGAGCGGGAGAGCATCCGGGAGGCCCAACGGCTCGAATACGCACGCGACCTGCACGACTTCGTCGCCCATCATGTGACGGCGATCGTGACGCAGACGAGGGCCGCCCGGTTCACCGCCAAGCAGGGCCGCGAGCAGGACCCCGCGGAGCTCGACGAGATGCTGGCGGGAATCGAGAACGCGGCCTCGCAGTCGCTGAGTTCGATGCGCGGCATGGTCTCCGTGCTGCGCAGCACCACGCCGCCGCAGGCACCGCCCGAGGAGGAACTGCCGCAGGTGCTGGGGCGTGCCGCGGAGGCGTTCTCCGCGACCGGTCCACCGCCGGTGAAGGTCGACGTGGACGCCGGGCTCTCCGCGCGGCCTCTGCCGCCCTGGCTCGTGGGCGTCGCTCACGGGGTCGTACGGGAGGCGCTGACCAACGCCCGCAGATACGCACCCGGTGCCACGTCCGTGGTCGTAGCCGCCCGTCCGCGACCGGACTCCCCGCACATGCTCGAGCTGACCGTGACGGACGACGGCGGCGCATCCGGCGAACCGTCCGACGTCGGTGGCGGGTTCGGCCTGAAGGGGCTCGCCGAGCGGGTCGAAGGAGTCGGTGGCAGCCTCACCGCCGGGCCCAGGGAGGACGCCGGCTGGAGCGTCGAGGCGTGCCTGCCGCTGCCGTCGGCGACCTGA
- the holA gene encoding DNA polymerase III subunit delta yields the protein MAGTQKKTTDDPLTAVTLAVGQEELLLERAVREVVAAARAADADTDVRELASADLQPGTLAELTSPSLFAERKVVAVYDSQDLSAESVKDVKAYLAAPAEEITLVLLHAGGAKGKGLLDAARKAGAREVACAKLTKPADRLAFVRGEFRRLGRSAAPEAAQALIDAVGSDLRELSSACTQLVADVEGTIDEAVVARYYTGRAEASGFTVADRAVEGRAAEALETLRWAMATGVAPVLITSALAQGVRGIGKLASAPRGMRVGDLARELGMPPWKVDRVRQQMRGWSADGVSTALRAVAAADEAVKGGGDDPEYALEQAVIAVAQAARSR from the coding sequence ATGGCTGGCACGCAGAAGAAGACGACGGACGACCCGCTGACCGCTGTCACCCTCGCGGTGGGGCAGGAGGAGCTGCTGCTGGAGCGGGCGGTGCGCGAGGTGGTCGCCGCGGCGCGTGCCGCCGACGCGGACACCGATGTGCGCGAGCTCGCCTCCGCGGACCTTCAGCCGGGCACGCTCGCCGAGCTGACCAGCCCGTCCCTCTTCGCGGAGCGCAAGGTCGTCGCCGTGTACGACTCGCAGGATCTCTCGGCGGAATCCGTCAAGGACGTGAAGGCTTATCTCGCCGCCCCCGCCGAGGAGATCACGCTCGTCCTGCTGCACGCGGGAGGAGCCAAGGGCAAGGGACTGCTCGACGCGGCCCGCAAAGCCGGTGCTCGCGAGGTGGCCTGCGCCAAGCTGACCAAGCCGGCCGACAGGCTCGCGTTCGTACGGGGCGAGTTCCGCCGGCTCGGCAGGTCGGCGGCACCGGAGGCGGCCCAGGCCCTCATCGACGCCGTGGGCAGCGATCTGCGTGAACTGTCGTCCGCCTGCACCCAGTTGGTGGCGGACGTCGAGGGCACCATCGACGAGGCCGTCGTCGCCCGTTACTACACGGGGCGGGCCGAGGCCTCCGGCTTCACCGTCGCCGATCGCGCAGTGGAGGGCCGCGCGGCAGAAGCACTGGAGACGCTGCGCTGGGCGATGGCGACCGGCGTCGCTCCCGTACTGATCACCAGCGCGCTGGCGCAAGGCGTACGCGGCATCGGCAAGCTGGCCTCCGCCCCTCGCGGTATGCGGGTCGGTGACCTGGCACGCGAACTGGGCATGCCGCCCTGGAAGGTCGACAGGGTGCGTCAGCAGATGCGCGGCTGGTCGGCGGACGGAGTCTCCACGGCGCTGCGCGCTGTGGCGGCAGCCGACGAGGCGGTCAAGGGCGGCGGCGACGACCCGGAGTACGCGCTGGAGCAGGCTGTGATCGCCGTCGCGCAGGCTGCCCGCTCCCGCTGA
- a CDS encoding ComEA family DNA-binding protein — MSRACGTSGAAVLPRAAAMASARESVRRSRARRAAMRPSAVAPTAAAAREFGDAARPTPESAGPAGADVAGTPGAWGRARLALCERLPLWVQLRCGIEPRTLLALAVVLVVAVGFAVHHFWTGRPEAVRAPSAERAPAGSAAEAPDSAGPAAGAAKVPGQLAGGRLVVDVSGKVRRPGIYKLPNGARVADALEAAGGVRPGTDVSGLNRARRVVDGEQIVAGGASPGSGARPGAGAAGADPSGGPAAGGAPPGGLMSLSAATTEQLETLPGVGPVLAQHIVEYREEHGGFTSLDQLKEVNGIGERRFADIRPKVSP, encoded by the coding sequence GTGTCCAGGGCCTGCGGTACATCGGGCGCGGCGGTGCTGCCGCGCGCCGCCGCCATGGCAAGCGCACGGGAGTCCGTACGGCGCAGCCGCGCCCGGCGGGCGGCGATGCGTCCCTCCGCAGTTGCTCCAACTGCCGCTGCCGCAAGGGAATTCGGTGATGCGGCCCGGCCCACGCCGGAGTCGGCCGGGCCCGCGGGTGCGGACGTGGCCGGGACGCCCGGCGCGTGGGGGAGGGCCCGGCTGGCCCTGTGCGAACGGCTCCCGCTGTGGGTGCAGTTGCGCTGCGGGATCGAGCCGAGGACATTGCTCGCGCTCGCCGTCGTGCTGGTCGTCGCCGTCGGATTCGCCGTCCATCACTTCTGGACGGGGCGTCCCGAGGCGGTGCGGGCACCCTCGGCGGAGCGGGCGCCCGCCGGTTCCGCGGCGGAAGCGCCGGATTCTGCGGGCCCTGCGGCGGGTGCTGCGAAGGTCCCAGGTCAACTGGCCGGCGGGCGGCTCGTGGTGGATGTCTCCGGCAAGGTACGCAGGCCCGGCATCTACAAGTTGCCGAACGGCGCCCGGGTCGCCGATGCCCTTGAGGCCGCGGGCGGCGTCCGCCCCGGCACCGACGTCAGCGGTCTCAACCGTGCCCGGCGCGTGGTCGACGGGGAGCAGATCGTCGCCGGGGGAGCGTCCCCGGGAAGCGGTGCGCGGCCAGGTGCAGGGGCTGCGGGCGCGGACCCGAGCGGTGGACCGGCAGCGGGTGGCGCCCCGCCGGGAGGGCTCATGAGCCTCAGCGCCGCGACCACCGAGCAGTTGGAGACGCTCCCCGGCGTCGGCCCCGTCCTCGCGCAGCACATCGTGGAGTACCGGGAGGAGCACGGCGGCTTCACCTCCCTGGATCAGCTCAAGGAGGTCAACGGCATCGGCGAGCGCCGCTTCGCCGACATCCGGCCGAAGGTCAGCCCATGA
- the leuS gene encoding leucine--tRNA ligase — protein sequence MSETTNAAENAAPHRYTAALAADIEARWQDFWEKQGTYETPNPGDGDLSGDPAVVAKPKKFIMDMFPYPSGAGLHVGHPLGYIATDVFARHQRMTGHNVLHTLGFDAFGLPAEQYAVQTGTHPRASTEANIVQMKAQLRRLGLGHDQRRGFATIDPDYYKWTQWIFLQIFNSWYDPEADKARPIGTLIDQFASGQRETPEGFGRWDELNDVQRAEVLGEYRLAYASDAPVNWCPGLGTVLANEEVTAEGRSERGNYPVFKAELRQWNMRITAYADRLLTDLDGLDWPEAIKLQQRNWIGRSEGARVEFPLGDSTIEIFTTRQDTLFGATYMVLAPEHPMVDSVVPVEWPEGTHEVWTGGHSDPGAAVAAYRAQAASKSDVERQAEAKDKTGVFTGAYATNPVNGERIPVFIADYVLMGYGTGAIMAVPAHDHRDFAFARAFELPMRCVVEPSDDRGTDTDRWDDAFVSYDARIVNSAGDVSLDGLGVTDAKARITEWLESRGIGAGTVNFRLRDWLFSRQRYWGEPFPIIYDEEGVAHSLPESMLPLQLPEVDDYSPRTFEPDNADTVPETPLSRNEEWVNVTLDLGDGKGPRRFRRETNTMPNWAGSCWYELRYLDPHNREQLVDPGVERYWMGPREGIPHGGVDLYVGGAEHAVLHLLYARFWSKVLYDLGHVSSAEPFHKLYNQGMIQAYVYRDSRGIAVPAAEVEEADGEYFHNGERVSRLLGKMGKSLKNAVTPDEICAEYGADTLRLYEMAMGPLDVSRPWDTRAVVGQYRLLQRLWRNVVDETTGEVTVVDAEPDEDTLRALHKAIDGVTQDMAALRFNTAIAKITELNNHVTKVREVPRSVAERMLLLIAPLAPHIAEELWRRLGHEESVVYEDFPVADPAYLVDETVTCVVQVKGKVKARLEVSPSISEADLEAQALAEPAIVGALGGAAIRRVIVRAPKLVNVVPG from the coding sequence ATGAGCGAGACCACGAACGCCGCGGAGAACGCGGCTCCCCATCGCTACACGGCGGCACTGGCCGCCGACATCGAGGCGCGCTGGCAGGACTTCTGGGAGAAGCAGGGCACCTACGAGACACCGAACCCCGGCGACGGCGACCTGTCCGGCGACCCGGCGGTGGTGGCCAAGCCCAAGAAATTCATCATGGACATGTTTCCGTACCCCTCGGGTGCGGGCCTGCACGTGGGTCACCCGCTGGGATACATCGCCACCGACGTCTTCGCCCGCCACCAGCGGATGACGGGGCACAACGTCCTGCACACCCTGGGCTTCGACGCCTTCGGCCTGCCCGCCGAGCAGTACGCGGTGCAGACCGGCACGCACCCGCGGGCGTCCACCGAGGCCAACATCGTCCAGATGAAGGCGCAGCTGCGTCGCCTGGGCCTGGGCCACGACCAGCGCCGCGGCTTCGCGACGATCGACCCGGATTACTACAAGTGGACGCAGTGGATCTTCCTGCAGATCTTCAACTCCTGGTACGACCCCGAGGCGGACAAGGCGCGTCCGATCGGCACGCTGATCGACCAGTTCGCGTCGGGGCAGCGTGAGACGCCTGAGGGCTTCGGACGCTGGGACGAACTGAACGACGTGCAGCGGGCCGAGGTCCTGGGCGAGTACCGCCTGGCGTACGCCTCCGACGCCCCCGTCAACTGGTGCCCCGGACTGGGCACCGTGCTGGCCAACGAGGAGGTCACGGCCGAGGGCCGCTCCGAGCGCGGCAACTACCCCGTCTTCAAGGCCGAGCTGCGCCAGTGGAACATGCGCATCACCGCCTACGCGGACCGGCTGCTGACCGACCTGGACGGCCTGGACTGGCCCGAGGCGATCAAGCTGCAGCAGCGCAACTGGATCGGACGGAGCGAGGGCGCCCGCGTCGAATTCCCGCTGGGCGACAGCACGATCGAGATCTTCACCACCCGGCAGGACACCCTGTTCGGCGCCACCTACATGGTGCTGGCTCCCGAACATCCCATGGTCGACAGCGTCGTGCCCGTGGAGTGGCCCGAAGGAACCCACGAGGTATGGACGGGCGGCCACTCCGACCCCGGCGCGGCCGTCGCCGCCTACCGCGCGCAGGCGGCCTCGAAGTCGGACGTCGAGCGGCAGGCCGAGGCCAAGGACAAGACCGGTGTGTTCACCGGCGCCTACGCCACGAACCCCGTCAACGGCGAGCGGATCCCCGTCTTCATCGCCGACTACGTGCTGATGGGTTACGGCACCGGCGCCATCATGGCCGTCCCGGCGCACGACCACCGCGACTTCGCCTTCGCTCGCGCCTTCGAACTGCCCATGCGGTGCGTGGTGGAGCCCTCCGACGACCGCGGCACGGACACCGACCGGTGGGACGACGCCTTCGTCTCGTACGACGCGAGGATCGTCAACTCGGCCGGTGACGTCTCGCTGGACGGGCTGGGCGTGACCGACGCCAAGGCACGGATCACCGAGTGGCTGGAGAGCCGCGGAATCGGCGCCGGCACCGTCAACTTCCGTCTGCGTGACTGGCTGTTCAGCCGCCAGCGATACTGGGGCGAGCCCTTCCCGATCATCTACGACGAGGAAGGCGTCGCGCACTCGCTGCCCGAGTCGATGCTGCCGCTGCAGCTGCCCGAGGTCGACGACTACTCGCCGCGGACCTTCGAGCCCGACAACGCCGACACCGTTCCCGAGACGCCTCTGTCGCGCAACGAGGAGTGGGTGAACGTCACCCTGGACCTGGGCGACGGCAAGGGCCCGCGACGCTTCCGCCGCGAGACCAACACGATGCCCAACTGGGCCGGTTCGTGCTGGTACGAGCTGCGCTACCTGGATCCGCACAACCGCGAGCAGCTGGTCGACCCCGGGGTCGAGCGCTACTGGATGGGCCCCCGCGAGGGCATCCCGCACGGTGGTGTCGACCTGTACGTCGGCGGCGCCGAACACGCCGTGCTGCACCTGCTGTACGCGCGTTTCTGGTCGAAGGTGCTGTACGACCTGGGGCACGTCTCCTCCGCGGAGCCGTTCCACAAGCTGTACAACCAGGGCATGATCCAGGCCTACGTCTACCGCGACAGCCGCGGCATCGCCGTACCGGCTGCCGAGGTGGAAGAGGCCGACGGCGAGTACTTCCACAACGGCGAGCGGGTCAGCCGGCTGCTGGGGAAGATGGGCAAGTCCCTGAAGAACGCCGTCACACCGGACGAGATCTGCGCCGAGTACGGTGCGGACACGCTGCGTCTGTACGAGATGGCGATGGGCCCGCTGGATGTGTCGCGGCCCTGGGACACGCGTGCGGTCGTCGGCCAGTACCGGCTGCTGCAGCGCCTGTGGCGCAACGTGGTCGACGAGACGACCGGCGAGGTCACCGTCGTCGACGCCGAGCCGGACGAGGACACGCTGCGTGCGCTGCACAAGGCGATCGACGGCGTCACGCAGGACATGGCGGCGCTGCGGTTCAACACGGCCATCGCGAAGATCACCGAGCTGAACAACCACGTCACCAAGGTGCGTGAGGTTCCGCGCTCGGTGGCGGAACGGATGCTGCTGCTGATCGCCCCGCTGGCACCGCACATCGCCGAGGAGCTGTGGCGGAGGCTGGGCCACGAAGAGAGCGTCGTGTACGAGGACTTCCCCGTCGCCGACCCCGCATATCTGGTCGACGAGACCGTGACCTGCGTGGTGCAGGTGAAGGGCAAGGTCAAGGCGCGGCTGGAGGTCTCCCCGTCCATCTCGGAGGCAGACCTGGAGGCGCAGGCGCTGGCCGAGCCGGCGATCGTCGGCGCGCTGGGCGGCGCGGCCATCCGGAGGGTGATCGTGCGGGCGCCGAAGCTGGTGAACGTCGTACCGGGCTGA
- a CDS encoding response regulator transcription factor, with translation MSGMTIRLLIADDQEMVRSAFRMILSSQPDMEVVAEAADGVTAVEEAERLRPDVCLLDIRMPGLDGLEATRLLAGPGVTDPLNVLIATTFDLDEYVYRALRNGACGFLLKDGSPALLTEAVRAAASGDAMIAPSVTVRLLSRMAAGGADGPEGGRADTARRQKRQRKEARESRGRGPTEPLTPRELDVVRLVARGRTNEELACELHVSLSTVKTHLANAQRKLAARNRVEIAAWAWENNLCSG, from the coding sequence ATGAGCGGAATGACGATCCGGCTGCTCATCGCCGACGACCAGGAGATGGTCCGGTCAGCCTTCCGCATGATCCTGAGCTCCCAGCCGGACATGGAGGTCGTGGCCGAAGCAGCCGACGGCGTCACTGCCGTCGAGGAGGCCGAGCGACTGCGCCCCGATGTGTGCCTCCTGGACATCCGCATGCCCGGGCTCGACGGTCTGGAGGCCACACGTCTGCTCGCCGGTCCCGGCGTCACCGACCCGCTCAACGTCCTGATCGCCACGACCTTCGACCTCGACGAGTACGTCTACCGTGCCCTGCGCAACGGAGCCTGCGGCTTCCTCCTCAAGGACGGGTCGCCCGCGCTGCTGACCGAGGCCGTACGGGCGGCGGCGTCGGGGGACGCCATGATCGCGCCGTCGGTCACGGTCCGGCTGCTCTCCCGCATGGCGGCCGGCGGTGCCGACGGCCCCGAAGGGGGACGGGCGGACACAGCGAGGAGGCAGAAGCGGCAGAGGAAGGAGGCGCGGGAGTCCCGGGGGAGGGGTCCCACCGAGCCGCTGACGCCGCGGGAGCTGGATGTGGTCCGGCTCGTCGCCCGCGGCCGCACGAACGAGGAACTGGCCTGTGAGCTCCACGTCAGTCTCTCCACCGTCAAGACCCACCTGGCCAACGCGCAGCGCAAGCTCGCGGCCCGCAACCGGGTCGAGATCGCCGCCTGGGCCTGGGAGAACAACCTCTGCTCCGGCTGA
- a CDS encoding DegV family protein, translating into MSRTTSRQVAIVTDSTAYLPASALSQHRIDVVPLTVVLGDRALEEGNEISARSLAEALRERRPVTTSRPSPAVFAERYRAAAEAGAEGIVSLHLSSEISGTYDAAVLAAREAPVPVRVVDSGLVAMALGFCALEAARTAEGGGSLDEAVAAAEKRAEGMSAYFYVDTLEYLRRGGRIGAAQKLLGSALAVKPLLELADGRITMLEKVRTASKAIARLEEIVVERAGDANVDIAVHHLAAQDRADQLAEQLRERVPGLGQMHVSEVGAVIGAHTGPGLLGTVVSVK; encoded by the coding sequence ATGTCCCGCACCACCTCACGCCAGGTCGCGATCGTCACCGATTCCACGGCCTACCTCCCGGCGTCGGCTCTGTCGCAGCACAGGATCGACGTCGTGCCGCTGACCGTGGTGCTCGGCGACAGAGCCCTGGAGGAGGGCAACGAGATCTCGGCGCGTTCGCTGGCCGAGGCGCTGCGAGAGAGGCGCCCGGTGACCACGTCAAGGCCCAGTCCCGCGGTCTTCGCGGAGCGCTACCGGGCCGCGGCGGAAGCCGGTGCGGAGGGCATCGTCTCGCTGCACCTGTCCAGCGAGATCTCCGGAACCTATGACGCTGCCGTCCTCGCAGCCCGCGAGGCACCCGTGCCGGTGCGAGTGGTGGACAGCGGTCTGGTGGCCATGGCTCTGGGCTTCTGCGCGCTCGAGGCTGCCCGCACGGCCGAGGGCGGCGGATCCCTCGACGAGGCCGTGGCGGCCGCGGAGAAGCGGGCCGAGGGGATGTCTGCCTATTTCTATGTCGACACCCTCGAGTATCTGCGCCGCGGCGGCCGCATCGGCGCCGCGCAGAAGCTCCTGGGCTCGGCGCTGGCCGTCAAGCCGCTCCTGGAACTGGCGGACGGCCGGATCACGATGCTGGAGAAGGTGCGCACGGCGTCGAAGGCGATCGCCCGGCTGGAAGAGATCGTCGTGGAGAGGGCGGGCGACGCGAACGTCGACATCGCCGTGCACCATCTTGCGGCGCAGGACCGTGCCGACCAGCTGGCCGAGCAGCTGCGCGAACGGGTGCCGGGGCTGGGGCAGATGCACGTGAGCGAGGTGGGTGCCGTGATCGGTGCACACACCGGGCCGGGGCTGCTGGGGACGGTCGTTTCAGTGAAGTGA
- a CDS encoding ComEC/Rec2 family competence protein, with product MTGGVVSVTGTLAAGPTRVGTAPGRDAADLRLVPLALAAWAAAALAWGVSGPAATAGVVACVLGAALLLLRAGRGVGGIGSTSPFLSRFRTGLREGPGGRSPILFTAAAALLCAAAGGGVAALHSADLRRGPLPRLAEQHATATVDLTVKEDPRRIRPRVRGAQQTPGALLFRAEATHVTTRGSPESAHDTSPGPLDRSVRTPVLVIVQQRDGPPPARWQRLLPSTGLRAEARLTMPLRTGHGQDVAAVVRLTADGPPPVVRGPTELQRVAGSLRAGLREAADGLSGDARGLLPGLVVGDTSRLRPDLEEAFRVTDMTHLLAVSGANLTIMLAVLIGPPGTAHLAERGGLAPRLGIPLRTTAVLGALVTLAFVVVCRPEPSVIRAAGCGLITLVALVTGRRRSLLPALAAVVLLLVLHDPGLALEFGFLLSVLATGALLTLAPRWSSALRRRGMNGRLAEALAAAAAAQVVCAPVVVVLASHVSLVAVPCNLLAEFAVAPATVLGFAALAAAPFAMPVAKSLAWLGSWPAEGIAELARTGAALPGAEIGWPGSWTGALLLAAITAAVLILGRRAGPAALLRHPWLCAACVVLLLLAVVRPVPLVRPFTGWPPSGWRLVACDVGQGDALALATGEAHQAVVVDAGPDPAAVDRCLRTLGVTSVPLLVLSHFHADHVAGLSGVLKGREIGAIQTTSLEEPPGQADFVRRTAARAGVRVIGSTAGERRHVGGLSWQALWPGPPGAAPAASRPEGANDASITLLFRTGGMTLLLPGDLEPGAQSGLLAAYPALPSVDVLKVAHHGSAYQDPGLLARLRPRIALISCGADNPYGHPAPRTVAALQAAGALVRRTDRSGALAVTGSRIRGGAASGDGGSPAVVTERATGAEPSASRSPPQRAW from the coding sequence ATGACCGGCGGCGTCGTGTCCGTGACCGGCACCCTCGCGGCGGGCCCAACTCGCGTCGGGACCGCTCCGGGGCGGGATGCCGCGGACCTGCGGCTCGTTCCGCTCGCGCTGGCCGCATGGGCAGCCGCCGCACTGGCGTGGGGCGTCTCCGGTCCAGCGGCCACCGCGGGGGTGGTGGCATGCGTTCTGGGAGCGGCCCTGCTGCTCTTACGGGCGGGACGCGGGGTGGGCGGAATCGGGTCGACTTCCCCGTTCCTGTCGCGGTTCCGCACCGGCTTGCGAGAGGGGCCGGGTGGTCGCTCGCCGATCCTGTTCACAGCCGCCGCGGCTCTGCTGTGCGCGGCGGCCGGGGGCGGGGTGGCGGCTCTCCATTCGGCGGACCTGCGCCGGGGGCCGCTGCCACGCCTCGCGGAGCAACACGCCACGGCAACTGTGGACTTGACCGTGAAGGAAGACCCGCGGCGGATCCGGCCACGGGTGCGCGGAGCCCAGCAGACCCCGGGAGCCCTGCTGTTCCGTGCCGAGGCCACGCACGTCACAACCCGGGGCTCTCCGGAATCGGCCCACGACACATCTCCCGGGCCCCTCGACCGCTCCGTGCGCACGCCGGTGCTCGTCATCGTCCAGCAGCGGGACGGGCCACCGCCCGCACGGTGGCAACGGCTGCTGCCCTCGACAGGGTTGAGGGCCGAGGCGCGGCTCACGATGCCCCTGCGCACGGGGCACGGACAGGACGTCGCCGCTGTGGTCCGCCTGACGGCCGACGGGCCGCCTCCCGTGGTCAGGGGCCCAACGGAACTTCAGCGCGTCGCCGGCAGCCTGCGTGCGGGCCTGCGGGAAGCGGCGGACGGCCTCAGCGGGGACGCGCGCGGTCTGCTGCCCGGCCTGGTCGTGGGCGACACCTCGCGGCTGCGGCCGGACCTCGAAGAGGCCTTCCGCGTCACGGACATGACGCACCTGCTGGCGGTCAGTGGTGCAAACCTCACGATCATGCTCGCGGTGCTCATCGGGCCACCGGGAACCGCTCATCTCGCCGAGCGCGGGGGCCTCGCCCCACGGCTGGGCATCCCGCTGCGCACCACGGCCGTCCTCGGCGCACTGGTCACACTCGCCTTCGTGGTCGTCTGCCGCCCGGAGCCGAGCGTCATACGGGCCGCGGGCTGCGGCCTGATCACGCTGGTCGCCCTCGTCACCGGGAGGCGCCGCTCCCTGCTGCCGGCGCTGGCCGCGGTGGTGTTGCTGCTCGTGCTCCACGACCCTGGTCTGGCGCTCGAGTTCGGGTTCCTGCTGTCAGTGCTGGCCACCGGCGCGCTGCTCACCCTGGCGCCGCGCTGGAGCTCGGCCCTGAGGCGCAGGGGAATGAACGGACGCCTGGCGGAAGCTCTCGCGGCGGCCGCTGCCGCACAGGTCGTGTGTGCGCCTGTGGTGGTCGTTCTGGCGTCGCATGTCAGCCTCGTCGCCGTACCGTGCAACCTCCTCGCGGAGTTCGCCGTCGCTCCCGCGACCGTGCTGGGCTTCGCGGCACTGGCTGCGGCGCCGTTCGCGATGCCGGTCGCCAAGTCGCTGGCGTGGCTCGGAAGTTGGCCCGCCGAGGGCATCGCCGAGCTCGCACGCACGGGTGCCGCCCTGCCGGGTGCGGAGATCGGCTGGCCCGGCAGCTGGACAGGTGCGCTGCTGCTCGCGGCAATCACCGCCGCCGTGCTGATTCTGGGCAGGAGAGCGGGGCCGGCGGCGCTGCTGAGGCATCCCTGGCTGTGCGCGGCGTGCGTGGTGCTCCTGCTGCTCGCGGTGGTGCGTCCGGTGCCGCTCGTGCGGCCGTTCACCGGCTGGCCGCCCTCCGGGTGGCGGCTCGTGGCCTGCGACGTCGGACAGGGCGATGCGCTGGCTCTTGCGACGGGCGAGGCGCACCAGGCGGTGGTCGTCGACGCGGGCCCGGACCCGGCGGCCGTCGACCGGTGCCTGCGCACTCTCGGTGTCACCTCTGTCCCACTGCTCGTTCTGAGCCACTTCCACGCGGACCACGTGGCGGGACTGTCGGGCGTCCTCAAGGGCAGGGAAATCGGGGCGATCCAGACGACGTCGCTCGAAGAGCCGCCGGGGCAGGCGGACTTCGTGCGCCGCACGGCCGCCCGTGCGGGTGTCCGCGTCATCGGCTCGACGGCGGGCGAGCGACGGCACGTGGGGGGACTGTCCTGGCAAGCACTGTGGCCAGGTCCGCCGGGGGCCGCTCCGGCCGCGTCGCGTCCCGAGGGTGCCAACGACGCCAGCATCACGCTGCTCTTCCGCACGGGCGGAATGACCCTGCTGCTTCCCGGAGACCTCGAACCGGGCGCACAGAGCGGCCTGTTGGCGGCCTACCCGGCCCTGCCGTCCGTGGACGTCCTGAAGGTCGCACACCACGGCTCCGCCTACCAGGACCCGGGGCTGCTGGCGCGGCTCCGCCCCCGCATCGCCCTGATCAGCTGCGGTGCGGACAACCCGTATGGTCACCCTGCGCCGCGTACCGTGGCCGCGCTGCAAGCGGCGGGCGCCCTGGTCCGCCGTACGGACCGCAGCGGCGCGCTGGCGGTGACCGGCTCTCGGATACGGGGCGGCGCCGCGAGCGGCGACGGGGGCTCACCGGCGGTCGTCACGGAGCGCGCGACGGGCGCCGAACCGTCCGCGTCCCGCTCGCCTCCCCAGCGGGCGTGGTGA